The genomic stretch TCCATCTGGAGGGCACCGCGCGCGGCGTCAAGGCCGGCGGCGCGCTGTCGCAGCCGCTCAACGACCTCCAGATCCGGGCCCTCCCGAAGGACATCCCGGGCCACGTCTCCATCGACGTGACCGCCCTGGAGATGGGCGAGTCGCTCCACGTCTCGGACCTCGCCCTCGGCGACGCCATCACGGTCCTCACCGACCCCGAGCGCACCATCGCGTCGGTCACCGCGCCGAAGGTGGTCGCGACCGACGACGAGGAGGCCGAGGCCCTGGAGGCCGACCTCGAGGGCGCCGAGGAGGCACCCGAGGCGACCGAGGACGCGTAGGCGTCTCGTCGGCACGCACGATCCCCGTAGGGGCACGGCC from Rubrivirga sp. SAORIC476 encodes the following:
- a CDS encoding 50S ribosomal protein L25, with protein sequence MQSITLDVQPRETGKVATKAVRREGLVPCVLYGTHTEPVHFATETLSLRPLIFTTETYRVAVSVGGEDYEAILKQVDFHPVTDQPLHVDFLALTPGEDLTMTIPIHLEGTARGVKAGGALSQPLNDLQIRALPKDIPGHVSIDVTALEMGESLHVSDLALGDAITVLTDPERTIASVTAPKVVATDDEEAEALEADLEGAEEAPEATEDA